GCAATTTTCCCTATCTGGGCATTTGCAAGCAAGGGATTTATAGGCATTCCTCTTAGTTTGATGTTGTTGGATTAAAGGTTGTTTGCTCTTCCCTTAATTGAGGGAATAGACTCATTCCACTataccatataaaatattatgaaagataaaaactaaatataactattaaactctaaaatatttcatgtttcCTTGCCTCTTGTGTCTATATTCTAAACTATGAGCCCTCACTAAACTGAGTGTGTTTCACTCTTTCCTACATTACTATTTACCTAGTATAATCTTCATAAGTGCATCTTTATCTCATAAGTTTTTCtccttaaaatatttataaagatatttctaacaactttctttattttattaggaaCTCTAATATGATAATGACAtattaagatataaaataatttatatgatatTCTTTACCAAAAGGAATCTATAccaattaaaaatttgagactCTGCAAAATTCTCCACCTTGAATCGAACACCATCAAGTCAATGTTCCATCTTTCTATGATACACTACTAGCTAGGATATCACCCAATATACTCTTGGAAACTTACTTGAGCCAAATCCTTACTTCACACCACGACTTTCTTGTGTGCCACGAACAttccttgttttccttttagTAGATTTCCATAACTTCAAACTGTTCAGTCACTTCATTGTATTCACTTTCAAGATGCCATAAATGTATATTGGAAACTATACTTATCCTCGACAACAAAGTACATGCTTTGTGCGTCACATTCTAATGAGAGAACAATTGACTGTACTTtcaattaaaattctttttttaatgctCTTGTGTGTTTTGTTCTCCTTAACTCTTCTAGAAATCTCCACCTAGGCTTTGAAGTACTTCTTATGCAAGCAAAAGCTCTAATATCACTTGTTGTGGAGATAAAAGCTTCAATGATATTATGTTAGTGCAAtaacataaagataaaattaatcaCTCACACAAAGGTACATAGGTTTTGAACATACTTTGGATAACTGTGCATGTGTGTGtacagatgagagagaatcATTCTATTGTACTATGGAGAATATTATAGGAAACCCTTCTTGGATGGAATGGAGGGTTTGTGGGGAAAAGGCGCAAAAGGGCTTGGCAAATGGctcttttatgtatttttttggttagtctggaaggagaggaatagaatAGCGTTTGGGAATGAGGAACTCTCGCTTCAaaggttgaaatattcttttgtaagtaatctttggtcttgggttagggtttccttTTTAGAGAGCCCTTAttctcttgtaagttttttAGACTGGATAGGTTCCTAGTTAGGGAAGGTGGTGtgtatactccttgtatacTTCGAGGGCACTGGCTTTTTGGTGTTTCCTCGTTTTGATTAATATACTTTCTTtttacttatataaaaaaaaaatctctaatatTACTTGTTGTGGAGATAAAAGCTTCAATGGTAATATATTAGTGCAATAacataaaagtaaaattaatcACACACACAAAGGTACATAGGTTTTGAACATAGTTTGGATAACTGTGTGTGTATCTACAAATGAGAGAGAATCATTCTACTATACtatagagaatattatagaggACATAAACCATCCTCGCATCTACACCTTAAACTATGAGCCCCTACTCTACCGGACATATGTTTCTTACTATTTCTCACATCTTTATAAACCACTTACGGTTTTCATAAGtacatctccatctcataaatTTTTTCTCCCCATgacttagaatatttatagagacaTTTCTAAagactttccttattttataaggaaatctaatattacaatgatGTATTAACATAGgtaatattctatacaatattcttgaCCAAAAGAGGTATAtgttaattaggaatttgagacttTCCAACAAGATGTATTCAGGATTGGGGTTTAGTTGTATTGTTGTGGAGGATACCTTACCCTCCTGTATATTGGGCTTccttttttaaaagtatttgtCCATATGACCATTtcatataaagaaaaagtattTTAGACAATTTGAAGTTGACCATGTTGATTTGAAGCTGGAGCTCTTACAACTGCTGCCTATGGAGAATGAGGTTTTATCCTCAGTCAACCATGATGATGCTCAGCAAGGGCTTATTCTCACTGAATGAAAATATGTTCTTCTGCACGGATGACTTATGTATCTTAAACATTTCTTAGCAGCAAGTAGAAATCTTCATAGAGTATGTCAATTTCCAGTGCATGCCATATGCTAGAATTGTTGACTTTCCTTCTTGTAATTTGGAATTAGTGTTAGGATATCTGGAATTCATCATCTCCCATTTACGAGGTTTGGCTTAAGGCAGCCATGATAATGCAGATATGAGTTATGGTTAGTTATTGGAGTCAAGTGAAGaaagtggaaattcttttgtaATATAAAATCTGATCATAGAAAGAATGGAAATGTATTAGATAATTAGACTTTATCTTCAACCAGTCAGATAATAGTAAACTTCAAGGTAGTACTGTCTCCTCAGTGCTCAGAATTTTTTTACCTGCATCCTACTTGTTCTTAAGAATTAATGAACAATTACAAAAAAGCAATCACAAAAGAAAATcctcaataaaatcaaatttatcacATGTTGATGTAGATAATTGCCCTTAGTTCAACCCAACTAAGCATTAAGTCATAACTACTGGGGGTTAGcattcaaatcatttttcacCATCTGGTCCTAGCTGGAGTGACATCCTTGACCAAAGTAACGGCTGTCATGTTTTTCTTAGTGCCTCAACATACATTCTCATTTATTTCTAATAGGACTCATCCCACATTCTCATTGGCTTTCTCGTGTTGCTGCAACTTAATTTAGATCACTCATTATGGGTGCATTGTGGAACCATCTAATAGTCCTGCTGGCTCCTGTTGGTGCCACCTTTAACTTCACATGAATGCACTTGTACCTTCATATGTACATGCATCCAAATCATTAAAGCTTGTTTTTAGCACCTCAAACATATGGATATATGCACGAGgtaaataaatttagtaatcAAGGTTCTCTAAATGTGCTATTCCAAGTTGCCTCTAGCGCTCATCCTCTTTCTATACAACATGGCTACCGAGGTTAGCAGTAACAAATGTTGTTTCTTACATTTGCCTTGGGATAAGTAGGAAGGTTAATGCTAAAGGTACTTGATAGACTTGATCTTTGAATAGTGAACAACTCTGGTATGCTTTATGTTTCTGAATTTGAAGTAAGAGAAATCATGACGAACGGGTGGAGGAGATGTTTGTTTCCATCTATAACTAAAGGTGCAAGTGTTGGGCATGTGGATTGGCACATGAGAAGTTTTTGTCATGCCTGGGTTGTGTAAGTTTCAACTTCATCAGGTTTGCTCATACATGCCTGGGTTATGTAAGTTTCAACTTCATCAGTTTTGCTCATACACTCTGAATTCAGCagcatatataattttaatcttaattattattattattatttatttttttagttttggagAAGCAAGTGCTTTGACCTTACCGTTCCTCTTTAAGAATCCCATTCATAGTTACTTCGATATTACATTCCCAAATCTTCTATGAGAATCAATATGAACTTTCTCCTTATATTTCCTTCTTAGTACATTTTGACATGCTTTCTGtccatttataatttaaaattctatgAAGACTTTATTGTTACAGGAACTGGAAAGTTATAGTCACTGCTGACTAAAACTTGAGACATTGAATACATTTGGTGAAATGGAAGGAAATACaagaatgaaattaatttaattcaaacacAGAGAACATTGAAGAATTTATTTCAGTTATACCCaggaaataggaaaataaatgagACTGCAAAATTATTCATCTCTTTGGAAACCACTCCAGCTGTTTCAAAGTATTGCTTGACTGCCCATCCTTGAGTTAGAATTGTGGCTTAAAACATTCAGGAGGCATATTTCCTTGGAATCTCTTTGTATCTTTGCAGTAATCATAGATCATATGGTTATCTCTGACCCACTTCATCTGACCCTTCTTAGCATAACTCAACTGGCTGTATACTGGAGAAGTCCACCAGTTAGCAGGGGATTTGGAGGCACATTGATCAATGCTGACTGGTCCATTCCACTTGCAAGCCCTTGCCCTGAAATGGCGGAATCTGGCTACAAAGGGCGCACTATACCAGTCGATTTTAACAAGCCCACCTCTAGTTGCCCAGTTATCAGCATTCCATATACTGGAGTAAACCCTCATACCTTGTTTGCTGGGGTAAGCAATTCCTTCATTCTCGTAGTTCCGGAAAACTCGAATTGGTATGCTATCAATGTACCACCTGAAACCATGATGACATATTCAAGGTTCAGGGATTGTTCTGCTACTGGAATAATTTTGGAATAGGGAACCATTTGGGAAAAGACAGTCAGAATAGTGAGGGTAAGGTGATGATTGTTGAGGACAGGATTCAATTAAAACTTCAGGGAGAACCAAAAGGATAAAATGTTAAGGAATTTAGTTTGAGTGTTGTGTGTCTGTATGTTTTGGGGTGGGGGGAAGAGGATGAGGTAAAGCGGGTTTTAGAGGTTTTAATGCAAATTTTTATGGATTAAGTTGGtgatttagaaataatttagcCATCAGCCATTTACTAACAGTGATTGTGCTAAAATATGGGTAATTACTGGGGCCCAATGAAAACTTCATGTATAGTTTGCTGAACTTTTGATATTTTAGGGAATATTGTTAATGTCTGAAACAATAAAAAAGGTGATGATGTTTTGTAGAAAAGGAGGCAGGTGCCTGGTGGACTTACACTACTTCAGTGGGGTTCCAGTGTATGGTGTAGTTGTGGAAATCAGCGGTTGGATCAAACCAGAGGTAGAACTGTTGTTCTCTGCTTCCATTTCCTTGCGTATAGATATTCGTGTGGATGGTGTAAGGTTGTCCAGATACGTTCCCTAAGAACTCAAAGTCGATCTCATCATGCTTGCTTCCTGTAGAGGACAGCTGCACAAAATATGAGAAGATAAAATTAGCAATTCTCCTTTTGTGAGCCCATTTTCAGGTATAGGGCATTTGTTCACATATGTTAGATCCTAGAAGGCGCATATGCTAGATCCTTATTGACAAAATCTGAGAAGTAATAGCCTTTTAGAGGCCTTGTCTGTTGCTCAATCAGGTTCACTTACGTAGTATGCAGTTACTGTGCCAGCAGAATTCCCAGGTACCAACTTGATCAGCATTTCAATACTTCCAAATAGGAACGCTCTCTTTGTTTGAACACCAGAACCTGAAAGCCGAAGGCAACATAGTAGTGTGGTCAGAGGGAATTTAAGTTTGAATCAGTCACTGGAACTTACCAATCCCCAAAGTATTGGTAAGTATCTCTAGTCAAATAATCCAGTGACCAGGGTTATGTGAGTCAGAATACAGGGAACTGGGTCTTAACCTGGTTTCACGTTtggttgatttatttgttgTGTGACTTCCTTTGTGAATTGGTCATGTGTAGCATTTGACAATCCATTAACTCTGGCATCTGGACTAATATGATTTGTGCAGTTCTATTACATGTACTTTTGCAGCATTCATATATTGTATAGGAGTTTACAACTACTATGGTacaccatttttcttttagatttgaattatgtcttttttttttccttgcacTTATGTGATTATGATTACTAGTTtccaatctaaaaaaaattatgaagtaTTTAAGCTACAGAACATCAAGGCATAATGCGATGAAACTAGTTTCTTATATTTACCTGAAGTTGAATCCAACACAAGTTGAAGATCGTCGCCATTTCCCAGAATTGAGGAATGGCTAGCACCCCAGTTGAAATACATGCTCTTGGAAAAGTTGGCGTCAACGAAGCTTTGTTCAAATGCAACTGCAGTGACTAATAGAGCTACAAACAAAACTTGAAAACTCCCCATTGCTGCCCCAAGGGACACTTCTCTTTCTCTGCTTTATCAACTCTATGAAGCTGAAGTGGGATACTTTGTTCTTGGTTTGTGATGACTTTATATAGCTTATGATCACCAAATACACCTTACTAAGATGAATTCtgattgattttcctttttgctcAGAATATATTGACCTTGTCATGGCTTTTGACATTTCCCacattattatttgaaaagatAAGAGGACTTAATATCATTTCCAGTTGTATGGAGGTGGAAGTTATGCCTCCAACTAAGGTCAATATTAAagtataatttagttatttcatATGAATACCATGGTTCAACTTCTGATCTTCCCAGTGTGCAAATGTTGGCTATTAGCATATTTGGTCATTGAGCCAATGGTGTGCACCATCTGTTTGAAAATGGAgcattgcttttaaaaataggaaGCGAAAGTATATGGGTAGATGAAGtaggaattgttttttagtTGTATGTTCTAGGAATGTTGGGAGAAGTTGAGGTTGAAAATGAAGTTTAAGGATGTGGACAAGCTGGGACGCGGTTGGGAGTAGGAGAATGTCGTGGGCGAGACTAATGCAGACAGGGGTGGCCAGCTGTGGTGGCCTGCAAAGTGGTGCCCAGTCCCCTTGGGTGGGGGTGCACACCTTGAGATGTTTTCTTGCTATATAAATTGCAAGAACACTCGATTTCCTGAGCGTCACTTATTGGGTGTTCTTGGAGTCTTGTTCTTAACCCTTTTctcttctccattttttatGAAAACCCAATTTGTCTATCTGCCCTGGTCATCTTGTGTGTTAAGTGGGGTAGCTTGAATTTTGGGAGTACAATGGCGGGGGTATTTTGAGGTGTCTGTCGTAttgcttttaatattaaaataaataggatTGGGATGATGGTGACCAATTCATGAATTTGTCCCATTGATGTATTGTCATTTCCATTTGCCCCATTGAATATCAactaagaatattaaaaaaaaaaaattgaattgtttgttattttgaatatatttatcCTTGAAAACAAAATGTAATTGCACTTTTGAAAAAACGGACTCCAATGCAGCGTTGAAATCCAAGCCACTAATATGAAcggaaaaaagataaaaaaaacaaaggcaaAAATTGATCACGATGTGAAGAACAAAATAGTTAATCAAGCTTCTGAATTTTTTCTACGGCTTATGGATCTACATTCGTCAAAGAGGAAAACGTCAAGGAACACAAAGGAAGCTTACATTCGTCAAAGAGGAAAACGTCAAGGAACACAAAGGAAGCCCAAGCTTTTGAACCCTTTCTACTGGATGTGAACCCACATTCCAGTGCTGGGCACACCCCGGTGAACAACATAGAGTAGATAATACCCCGGCGGAGCAATTGTCCCCGATGGCGGCGCCGTTGCCACAATATTATAGAATCCTAGAAACGATTGGTTCACATTGTTCATCCCCAGGATCAGCAACCTTTGATTCATGGAGAACCCATGTGTCGTGAATGGTGGTGCATACATTGTCACCTTTATATCCGTCGTCTCTACATCCCAACCACTTAAATTGATCTTCACCAAAAATTTTTGCCCGTATCTCAACGTGGCCTGTGAGAAATCTTGGAGGATCACTGGCTTGTGAGCTTGGAGTGATGGATCCAAGTAAGGTGGTGAGAACTTCTCGACCCTCATCTCAGTGGGGTATTTCACACCCTTGAAATTGTATCCTGGATTTGTATTGCTGCCTGCAACTAGAATTTTCCCATCGGGAAGAACTGCAGACGATGAATGATACATGCGGGCAATTGAGGTCGGCTCTAGCTCGGTAAACCTTTCGTTCATAGGCTTTTGGGGACTGTAAAGAACTGGCGTGAAGTTGGGGACCTCGGCGGCTCCCCAGGCGGAAGTACCCTGTTCGGCACCATTGAGCATTAGAACATCTCCGGTTGGAAGAAGCAACATATCACCCATGACTCGGCGTGATGGCATGGTTTCAATCTTCCAGGCGGCGGCGGGGTTCGTGATTTGAATTCTCCCACAATCTTTCAAAGCAGGCAAAAATGTTTTCTTCTCAGCCAAGTTGAATGCCTCAGGTTTTGCCCCGCCACAGACCAGGACTTCGGCCTGGATGTCTTTTGCATTTCCGCCTTGGAGGTTTAGAGGCAGGAGAGCGGACATGCCGGATGCCGGATAGTTGCGGGAGCCTCCGGGCAGGACGGGGAACTCACGGATGATCTGTCCGCTTGTAGGGCTAAAAAGGATTGATCGGTTGTTAGCCAAGATGAAGAGGTTTCCATCGGGGGAGAGGTGGACGAAAGGGTATAGATTATTTTCAGCAAGATCAGTGGTTTCTCGGAGGAATGGGAAGTTAAAGCTTTTGCGATTGGATATTCCTTGAGCTGACAGAAACTCGTAACTAAACACACGACGACCACCTAGTAGGAAGAAGCTGCCATCTGGTAGAATTTGCTGTGTTGCGTACCTATATATCCAAGTAGGacagaaaaattaaaatgttaatttaCTCATCTGGAAAATGTTTTGAACAGAAAATAAACCTATAATCATTAAGCATTAGATACCATCTATATCCTGAAAGTGCATTTGGAGAATCCTCCCAATCGCAGGTGGCACATCCAGAGAGGAGTCTAACGCTCTTTCCTCCCTCCTTCCAACCACCAGTGCCCACCAGGGTGCCATCTGCTGCCAGCCCTCCCGAGGAGCACCAAGGGTTTGTCAAAACCTGTAATGAATTTAGCATTATATATAGAAGGAGATGAAAAATAGAAGGGGCAACGCCCTTTATATATACACGCATGGACCCTTCTCAATTATGTACATATTGCCAACTTTGGGGTTAAGGGTCCTTACGACATTAAAATGCGTTTCTATCATCATTAAgtgaagtttatatatatatacaatatttGTAAATCTAGCCTGTAATCTGTGGGACATGATTAGGACATCATTGCAACAAAAATTCCTATTAATCATgtagataaattttaaattttggacgTAGAGGGTTTTTACAATTGCTGCTTTGCATGCGTGCATGCTATGTGGTAGAATGaaagggaaaaggggtgcaCCTTGAGTGGCCTAACTTCTGCGGTTTCAATGTCATACTCCACAGCATGAGCCCAACAGTCAATTTCATTGGTTTTGCTGTCAGGAACTGGACGGCATTTTTCACTCTTAGGCAATTGAATGTTTGATGGACCAAAGACCGTGGCATCGAACATGATGGCCTTGTTGTTTTTGGGCATCAAGATCAAGTGCATGGCGGAGACCCCGGAATCCTTAGAAACCACCTCCCACTCACCCTTATAGTCAGCACCAAAATCTGGTTTTGAATCTGATTCATCCTCGTTGCGACCAAACTTTCCTCCAAAGAATGGCAGTAATTGTCCAAACCCCACATGGAATAAGAGAGGGAGGAGACATAGGGCTCTTAGCAAGACTGCCATTGAAGAAGCTCCTCCAATGGCTCTTGCTCTCAAGGGGGCGCCACTACCAGATATATCTTTGATAGccttttctcctctctctctccctcgcCTCTTGTTTTTAGCATTTATGGTGGTCCTTCGTCTTTTTGGGTCACCTTGGTTTTCAAAGACAACAGCCATTACGCTATTAATGTCCAAAAACTCACCTTACAAACGACATCACAGTCTATCAAAATTAGTGGTCTCATTGTCCATGCCCAAAACCGAAATCGTTATAGAGATGGTCAAAATAGTGTTTGATGGTTGCTGGTTTAGAGGAGACTTCGCTCAGATCTTGCTATCTATAGcacataaaatatcaatttcaagCGCTATTCTTGATGAAAAATTGGATCTCAATGActacagtttttaaaaattaaagaaaaataaataaaatttatgccCATTTTCTTAAATGAGTTAATGGTCTAAATCATTATGAATGCTCTCATTGATCATTGATGTAGCATATATATAACTTTCACTACATATCAAACTTTAGGGAAACAATCAGGGGGACAAGAAGGCAGATAATGAATCTATGATAGGATTTGTGGGGAAGGCCTGTCTCAGTCTGAGTGCCGTTTCTAGGCTCTATATGCATTTTTCTCCCTATTGGAACACACTATTGCTTGACATATTCCTCTTTTGTGATCATGAATTTAATTATTCCATGCATTAAGATTACTAAGTATGATAAGATTTTCGGAATtgatactaatttgaattacaTAAAAGTTCCCCCACCTTTGTAGGCCCGGGGTTACGTGAGGGTGCAGTTGTGAAATGAAATCCCAAAGATTAAGTTAATCTATAATTAAATTCTGGCTAATAGCTATACTTTCAAAAGAGCAATGAGGGTCCTTTCATTTTTCGACAAAAGCTATACTTATGTTTGAATTGAAATGCTCTAGACATGATAGTTTATATGGGTATTGGTCTTCAACCTAACTGATATATACTTATTGCACCAAGTAGAAATCATCAGGAGTTCCTTCCAAGGGATGATGACTATTTGGGCATTTCCTGATTCAGCAAATTCAAGAATGAGTATAGAGTTTTTCACTGTAATTTTTCCTCTTTGTAGCTATTTTTTCTTATGGTCAGGTTGCTTTCAAAACATACACTTCTAACTCCTTCAGGTTATGACAAATGATCACACAGATGTTTCCCAGAATTTAAAATGAGAAACTAGAACAAAATAGCCACCCAAGAATCTTCAATTCCACAAGGTAATTTGAAAAGATGAAAGACAAATCAAAACTAATGGGCCTGCTAACAGAACCTACAAAGAAAACCACTATAGAAATCATTGCAGTGGGCATCAGATCAGTCATTATTCCTTCCAAGTTGCTTCCCAATTATCCTTTAGGCCACCTAGGTCGGTTGGTGAATGAATTTGGCGTTTATAGCACACTGCTGATATGGTACATCTAAAGGCAAATgaggatatatatatagattccCATCCATAtactaaatttaaatatatatatatatggtagtATGGCATTTTCTAACAGGATTTTGATAAATCACTATTAGACCAATCTTTTGAGGAGAGAATCAGGAAGGAATATAGCTGGGGAAGTGGATTGGTGAAAGCCTGGAAAAGCTTGCACCCTTTGGTCTTTTGGGGAAGTTAACTAATGCTGA
Above is a window of Vitis vinifera cultivar Pinot Noir 40024 chromosome 11, ASM3070453v1 DNA encoding:
- the LOC100245760 gene encoding aldehyde oxidase GLOX1, whose translation is MAVVFENQGDPKRRRTTINAKNKRRGRERGEKAIKDISGSGAPLRARAIGGASSMAVLLRALCLLPLLFHVGFGQLLPFFGGKFGRNEDESDSKPDFGADYKGEWEVVSKDSGVSAMHLILMPKNNKAIMFDATVFGPSNIQLPKSEKCRPVPDSKTNEIDCWAHAVEYDIETAEVRPLKVLTNPWCSSGGLAADGTLVGTGGWKEGGKSVRLLSGCATCDWEDSPNALSGYRWYATQQILPDGSFFLLGGRRVFSYEFLSAQGISNRKSFNFPFLRETTDLAENNLYPFVHLSPDGNLFILANNRSILFSPTSGQIIREFPVLPGGSRNYPASGMSALLPLNLQGGNAKDIQAEVLVCGGAKPEAFNLAEKKTFLPALKDCGRIQITNPAAAWKIETMPSRRVMGDMLLLPTGDVLMLNGAEQGTSAWGAAEVPNFTPVLYSPQKPMNERFTELEPTSIARMYHSSSAVLPDGKILVAGSNTNPGYNFKGVKYPTEMRVEKFSPPYLDPSLQAHKPVILQDFSQATLRYGQKFLVKINLSGWDVETTDIKVTMYAPPFTTHGFSMNQRLLILGMNNVNQSFLGFYNIVATAPPSGTIAPPGYYLLYVVHRGVPSTGMWVHIQ
- the LOC100250908 gene encoding probable xyloglucan endotransglucosylase/hydrolase protein 26; translation: MGSFQVLFVALLVTAVAFEQSFVDANFSKSMYFNWGASHSSILGNGDDLQLVLDSTSGSGVQTKRAFLFGSIEMLIKLVPGNSAGTVTAYYLSSTGSKHDEIDFEFLGNVSGQPYTIHTNIYTQGNGSREQQFYLWFDPTADFHNYTIHWNPTEVVWYIDSIPIRVFRNYENEGIAYPSKQGMRVYSSIWNADNWATRGGLVKIDWYSAPFVARFRHFRARACKWNGPVSIDQCASKSPANWWTSPVYSQLSYAKKGQMKWVRDNHMIYDYCKDTKRFQGNMPPECFKPQF